In Sphaeramia orbicularis chromosome 7, fSphaOr1.1, whole genome shotgun sequence, one genomic interval encodes:
- the tti1 gene encoding TELO2-interacting protein 1 homolog — translation MPPTMTQISDPKIAFAYLRPACVLLTKEPTLTNVEKLSSQLKEVNDATLQQLQDYVLFPLRFVLKVPGPKKEKLVQAVADAVSHVLENTCIQNWDTLHDLFSELCLCLCSPTDPGKPADTSEELKSSVLRCLDALFHAAYGDIVFKLFEPVMLPGVGAAVSLLLALGEKEKSRDIQAAALKCLQALTLQCDCAQDHIDSSSERCTIGSTMASFLPGITTAMTRIITGDLRQGHVVTVRAIKVWSSTVGLVMEDSQLQAGDPQKSPPPDLGRIGQLVIHRTKEWVQSTAGKLCVLLKKIISCSLAHQHWRVRMGMVELSDHLLATCSQSLGECVGPLLEALVGAVNDEEPRVRQRCEVALRDVSQRNQSCSAQTFTSILSENLHTLATSLPRLMRTSEDQKKLYVLNVFLGYLKILGPLVSVVLNSAAHLERISKALMQVLELDVTDVRIVEERSVAVTIETSSTAHIQRKRFLYFTDDRIFSVLVEICRTLGYYGNLYLLTDHFLDLYRQSSAYRKQAAMVLNEIFRGAAGIGVVTEGQRLEGGGQRAFEPATQEELTAAVTSVIEEYISVNNWHLITVSMETDRCQQDQQLLSPSRLLSISNSDSSNTHINSLQVIPSAFASASSSSSFHQLNSNIWQLCVQLEGIAYFAQALGLSFRPMLMTSLYPVLEKAGDETLLVSQTALSSMWAMSKACGYPSLKELINENADYLLNDISLNLQRLSQHPQAPRVLTVMLTHSDHSLLPLVGDIIQDVLMALDLSYDHTAALFCSVLHVLMKALVRWFPSSGGRTKESCRPSQTCADQEELDVQQFLMDYRKQKELAEGIGIEDEDTEDMDVPPPTEGEYYEDTGGPDVKAELPAHLSITKDIMERCVHLLSDPSLKLRLKVLDVLELCVCVLSEKEDELLPMAHRCWPALLQRLTADDPLAVLRAFRVLCTLGETCGDFLRRRVSKEVLPKLSSSLARQAPISAKAGPVYTHTLAYKLQLAVLQGLGSLCQRLDLGEADLDAVCEACLPYLSCRQPVQLQEACLSVFRHLIQVDPDAFWFTLNELHCPYPYTPPHPDLQPILLNGMGRPRDEYSDNVLKLLKEEFGWFAETSR, via the exons ATGCCTCCAACCATGACCCAGATCAGTGATCCAAAGATTGCTTTTGCCTACCTGCGTCCAGCCTGTGTCCTGCTGACCAAAGAACCCACCTTGACCAATGTGGAGAAGCTGAGCAGCCAGCTAAAAGAAGTCAATGATGCCACCTTGCAACAGCTTCAGGACTATGTTCTCTTCCCTCTTCGCTTTGTCCTCAAAGTCCCTGGACCCAAAAAGGAGAAACTGGTGCAGGCTGTGGCTGATGCTGTGAGCCATGTCCTGGAGAACACTTGCATCCAGAACTGGGACACTCTCCATGATCTGTTTTCAGAACTTTGCCTATGTCTCTGTTCTCCAACTGACCCAGGGAAACCTGCAGATACTTCAGAGGAGCTTAAGTCATCTGTGCTGAGATGTCTGGATGCCTTGTTTCATGCTGCTTATGGGGATATTGTTTTCAAACTTTTTGAGCCGGTTATGCTGCCTGGAGTGGGAGCTGCTGTTTCGTTGCTTCTCGCTTTAGGAGAGAAGGAGAAATCTCGAGATATACAGGCAGCAGCTCTGAAATGCCTCCAGGCTTTGACCCTGCAGTGTGACTGTGCTCAAGATCACATAGATTCATCGTCAGAGAGATGCACTATAGGCAGCACGATGGCTTCATTCTTACCTGGGATCACTACAGCTATGACCAGAATCATCACAGGAGATCTGAGACAAGGCCACGTAGTGACTGTCAGAGCCATCAAG GTCTGGTCCAGTACCGTCGGCCTGGTCATGGAAGACTCTCAGCTTCAGGCAGGTGACCCTCAGAAGTCGCCTCCCCCAGACCTGGGGAGGATCGGGCAGCTGGTCATCCACAGGACTAAAGAGTGGGTCCAGAGCACGGCAGGGAAGCTGTGTGTGCTGCTGAAGAAGATTATCTCATGCTCATTGGCCCATCAGCACTGGAGGGTTCGGATGGGGATGGTGGAGCTGTCGGACCACCTGCTGGCGACGTGCAGTCAGTCACTGGGAGAGTGTGTGGGGCCGCTACTGGAAGCACTGGTGGGAGCTGTCAATGATGAGGAGCCCAGAGTCCGACAGAG ATGTGAAGTTGCTCTCAGAGATGTATCACAGAGGAATCAGAGCTGCAGTGCTCAGACCTTCACCAGCATCCTGTCAGAAAACCTCCACACCTTAGCCACATCCCTGCCCAGGCTGATGAGGACCTCCGAGGACCAGAAGAAGCTGTATGTCCTCAACGTGTTCCTAGGGTACTTAAAGATCCTGGGCCCTCTGGTCTCTGTGGTGCTGAACTCTGCTGCACATCTGGAGAGGATTTCCAAAGCACTGATGCAG GTGCTGGAGTTGGATGTGACAGACGTTCGCATTGTAGAGGAAAGGAGCGTTGCTGTTACCATAGAAACCAGTTCCACTGCTCACATCCAAAGGAAACGCTTCCTATACTTCACAGATGACCGGATCTTCTCTGTGCTCGTGGAGATCTGTCGGACTTTAG gttactatggcaacctatACCTGCTCACTGATCACTTCCTGGATCTCTACCGACAGTCGTCAGCCTACAGAAAGCAGGCGGCCATGGTGCTGAATGAGATATTCAGGGGTGCTGCTGGCATCGGCGTGGTGACAGAAGGTCAAAGGTTGGAGGGCGGAGGTCAGAGAGCCTTTGAACCAGCCACCCAGGAAGAGTTAACGGCTGCAGTGACGTCTGTCATAGAGGAATACATCAGTGTGAACAATTGGCACTTGATTACAGTCAGCATGGAGACTGATAGATGTCAGCAGGACCAACAG CTGCTCAGTCCATCCAGACTTCTCTCCATATCCAACAGTGATAGCAGCAACACACACATCAACTCTCTCCAAGTGATTCCTTCTGCATTTGCCTctgcatcttcctcctcctccttccatcaGCTCAACAGTAACATCTGGCAGCTGTGTGTCCAGTTGGAGGGCATCGCCTACTTCGCTCAGGCACTGGGGCTCAGCTTCCGTCCCATGTTGATGACATCACTGTACCCTGTGCTGGAGAAAGCAGGGGATGAGACGCTGCTGGTGAGCCAGACGGCGCTGAGCTCCATGTGGGCCATGAGTAAAGCCTGTGGCTACCCGTCCCTGAAGGAGCTGATCAATGAGAACGCAGACTACCTGCTCAATGACATCTCTCTGAACCTGCAGAGGCTCAGCCAGCATCCACAG GCTCCGCGGGTGTTGACAGTGATGCTAACTCATTCGGACCACAGCCTCCTGCCTCTGGTCGGGGACATCATTCAGGATGTGCTGATGGCTCTGGATCTGAGCTACGACCACACAGCTGCTCTGTTCTGCTCTGTGCTGCACGTGCTCATGAAGGCGCTGG TGAGGTGGTTTCCTTCTAGTGGTGGCAGGACCAAAGAGTCTTGTAGACCCTCACAAACATGCGCAGACCAGGAAGAGCTCGACGTCCAGCAGTTCCTCATGGATTATCGCAAACAGAAAGAGCTGGCAGAAGGCATCGGAATAGAGGACGAAGACACTGAAGACATGG ATGTCCCTCCTCCCACTGAGGGTGAATATTATGAGGACACTGGAGGTCCAGATGTGAAAGCAGAGCTTCCTGCCCATCTCAGCATCACTAAAGATATTATGGAACGCTGTGTTCATCTGCTGTCTGACCCAAGCCTCAAGTTGCGTCTGAAG gTGTTGGATGTGTTGgagctatgtgtgtgtgtcctgagTGAGAAGGAGGATGAACTCCTGCCCATGGCCCATCGCTGTTGGCCCGCCCTCCTGCAGAGACTGACCGCAGATGACCCTTTGGCGGTCCTCAGAGCCTTCAGG GTGCTCTGTACCCTGGGGGAGACCTGCGGCGACTTCCTGAGGAGGAGAGTTTCCAAAGAGGTTCTGCCCAAGCTGAGCTCCTCTCTGGCTCGACAGGCTCCTATCAGCGCCAAGGCCGGACCGGTCTACACACACACCCTGGCTTACAAACTGCAGCTGGCTGTACTGCAAGGGCTGGGCTCGCTGTGTCAGAGGCTGGACCTGG